One window of the Nicotiana tabacum cultivar K326 chromosome 4, ASM71507v2, whole genome shotgun sequence genome contains the following:
- the LOC107776548 gene encoding premnaspirodiene oxygenase-like has product MEAKHLSFIFISVLIFVSFIIRLFQIWKASKTFNKLLPPGPWSLPLIGNLHLLMNGRLPVHHTFRSLSRRYGPIFHLRLGEISIIVVSSPEMAKEIMKTQDLRFATRPEFMSGDIIFYNYTDIITCPYGDHWRNMRKVCIVELLSAKMVKSFNSIRQAEMSSLISSINSMPDDSLINLSDKMFWFTSSVTCRSAFGKVIHDQHKLIMLVKDIASLAAGFDLADMFPSRKWLHKITGLKSKMLKVHTKVDAILENIINEHRESRTNGKKGNGETGGEDLIDVLLRVMESGELGTPLTKKNIKGVIFDMFLAGAETSSTTIIWALAEMIRNPSVMAKAQLEVREVLKGKRTFEDIDLEELKYLNLVIKETLRLHPPVPLLLPRECREETKIDKYTIPIKTRVLVNVWAMGRESKYWHNPESFIPERFENNSIDFKGNHFEFIPFGAGRRICPGLLFGLVNVGHPLAQLLYHYDWKTPPGITPDNLDMTETIGVAGGRKDDLCLIVTPFGLS; this is encoded by the exons ATGGAGGCAAAACACTTATCATTCATCTTCATTTCAGTCTTGATATTCGTTTCCTTCATCATTCGTTTATTTCAGATATGGAAGGCATCAAAAACCTTTAACAAACTATTGCCTCCAGGGCCATGGAGTCTACCTTTGATTGGGAACTTGCACCTATTAATGAATGGCCGCCTTCCAGTACATCATACTTTCAGAAGTCTATCGCGAAGATATGGGCCAATCTTTCACTTACGTCTTGGAGAAATATCGATCATTGTTGTATCTTCACCTGAGATGGCAAAAGAAATTATGAAAACTCAAGACCTTCGCTTTGCTACTAGGCCTGAATTTATGTCTGGAGACATTATTTTCTACAACTACACAGACATTATAACTTGTCCATATGGTGATCACTGGAGAAATATGCGCAAAGTGTGCATCGTGGAACTTCTTAGTGCAAAGATGGTCAAGTCATTTAATTCAATTCGACAAGCAGAGATGTCAAGTCTCATTTCATCCATTAACTCCATGCCTGATGACTCATTGATCAACTTATCAGATAAAATGTTTTGGTTTACAAGTTCTGTAACTTGTAGGTCAGCTTTCGGGAAAGTGATTCATGATCAACATAAGTTGATAATGTTGGTGAAGGACATAGCATCATTAGCTGCAGGATTTGACTTGGCTGATATGTTCCCTTCCCGAAAGTGGCTTCACAAGATTACTGGATTGAAGTCCAAAATGTTGAAGGTTCACACAAAGGTAGATGCAATTTTGGAGAATATCATTAATGAGCATCGGGAAAGTCGAACTAACGGTAAGAAGGGCAATGGTGAGACTGGAGGTGAAGATTTGATCGATGTTCTACTTCGAGTCATGGAGAGTGGCGAATTGGGAACTCCACTCACAAAGAAGAATATCAAAGGTGTTATTTTT GACATGTTCTTAGCAGGAGCTGAAACCTCATCTACAACAATTATTTGGGCGTTGGCTGAAATGATAAGAAATCCAAGTGTTATGGCTAAAGCACAACTTGAAGTTAGAGAAGTCCTAAAAGGAAAGAGAACATTTGAGGATATTGATCTAGAAGAGTTGAAGTATCTAAACCTAGTGATTAAAGAAACATTAAGGTTGCACCCTCCTGTTCCTCTATTACTCCCTAGGGAATGCAGAGAAGAAACAAAAATTGACAAATATACAATACCTATCAAAACTAGAGTTCTGGTGAATGTATGGGCAATGGGAAGAGAGTCTAAATATTGGCATAATCCAGAAAGTTTTATACCTGAGAGATTTGAGAATAATTCTATTGATTTCAAAGGAAACCACTTTGAATTTATTCCGTTTGGTGCAGGACGAAGAATATGTCCAGGATTATTATTCGGTTTAGTTAATGTAGGACATCCTTTAGCTCAATTGCTTTATCACTACGACTGGAAGACTCCTCCTGGGATAACTCCAGACAATTTAGATATGACCGAAACAATTGGGGTAGCTGGCGGAAGAAAGGATgatctttgtttaattgttaCTCCTTTTGGTCTCTCTTAA
- the LOC107776549 gene encoding non-specific lipid transfer protein GPI-anchored 3-like, translated as MAYSKSIIPSSFIIIFSWVFVGLSHGIELDKNLLGALFADNGENGGILDMPCVKKLMPCQAALTSHSKNPPATCCVPLKEIITSDAQCLCTVFGNADLMKSFNVTKDEALSFAKACGAKPDLSLCKNDSSSSNKTASPPAANAASVTSKFGGFVAVASFMSLVMSAF; from the exons ATGGCTTATTCCAAATCAATTATTCCTTCCTCTTTTATTATAATTTTCTCATGGGTTTTTGTGGGTTTATCCCATGGTATTGAACTTGATAAAAATCTATTAGGAGCATTATTTGCTGATAATGGTGAAAATGGTGGTATTTTAGATATGCCATGTGTTAAAAAATTGATGCCATGTCAAGCTGCTTTGACATCACATTCTAAAAATCCACCAGCAACTTGCTGTGTGCCATTGAAGGAAATTATTACGAGTGATGCGCAGTGTCTTTGTACTGTTTTTGGTAATGCTGATTTAATGAAGAGTTTTAATGTTACCAAAGATGAAGCTTTGAGTTTTGCAAAAGCTTGTGGTGCTAAACCTGATCTTTCCCTTTGCAAAAATG ATTCGTCTTCGAGTAACAAGACTGCAAGTCCACCAGCAGCAAATGCAGCTAGTGTGACTTCCAAATTTGGAGGGTTTGTTGCCGTTGCATCGTTTATGAGTTTAGTAATGTCAGCATTTTAA